AATGTTTTCAACTATTAAAATAAATCATGTTTCTTTGCAGGACAAGGATTGTTCTAACTTTCAAGAACTCATTCATTGCTTTgccttgcttttctggttggctggatGCAAGTTCCACCATCCAATTATATGGCAAATATTAGTCAATTATTGCATTTCATCAAGGCTTTCGTAAGCTACCTGAGATATGAAACCAATAGGTGGGAGGGCATAGGATACAGACTGTTGCCAATTTATTAGGCCTAATGCGCAATTTGCCTAAATGGAAACAGTTCAACCACTTTATTTGACACTGTAGGTTTTTGGCAAAAAAGTGTGTTTTAGGTGATATGTCATTAAGCCCAGCTAGCTCAAGATAGCTCAATGGAAACGCACCACAGCATGCAATTGTCACATGTATTTTCTTTGCAAACCGTAAATGTCgacgacgacaacaacaacaaaaaatcactgGAAAAGTTCATGGAAACATAGCTAGGGACGTAACTTGGTAAAGAGCAAGACTAAGTGAGAAATCCTCATTCTTGGTCTCTGGCTTGAAGTTTTGAGTTTGAAGCTGCGGAACATGTGTGGCTAGCGGGATAAGACCATGTGGTTGTATGTTTCTCCCTACCATCTGGCACACAGGAAACACGGATGGGTTAGTGAGTTACTGCTCTGCTCTACCCCCCCAGCTATATACCTCAGAAGAGGCATGTCCTATCAGACTTCTCTCAAACATTCTACTGAACTAAACAAGGGCTGCAGTGAGTAAAGGGGTGGTAGATCTTGAGTTTAGTCAACATTCTCCTCTCCTACATGAAGAGACATAAATACGTTCTGATTCAAATCCATATTGCCTTATTATTCTGCTTTTTAATCGATCTAGATCGGAAAATTTTTAATGTAAAGTGTCAGTTTCTCTGACTCTGACAGTGTAGCATTTTGGGTTATTACGTAGATTCCAAAGGATTGGCTCTGGGCAGTGAAGCCATAATGTCAAGCTGGCAAAGTGTCCATTGGAATATCAGTCCCTGCTGAGACAATTCCAAGACAATAAAAGATAGTGTCCCAATCTGATATCATAAAACATTACCCCGAGGAGAACTTGAAGATATTGGGCATGCACACACAAGAACTGACAAAAACAGCAGGGTTTAATTTCAAACGttaatatatttttctatttcatAGCGAACATATGCATCCAATTTGACACCCTAGTCACCCTAACTTGCAACAACACCAGAGTACTTGGAACAGGCTGATGTTTTTTTAAGATGCTTCtcaaaataaatattttctttataaaataataaaactTCAAATAAATATTCTTTCCACTAAAACAATGTTGAAATTAGAAAATAAAGATTTTCTTATTGGGTCACTGTACAATTTACAAGTAGAGTTGAAGGGATAAGATGTGTAAATGTCCTTCTCTTGTAAGGCAAACATAAAAAATGATTGATATACATTCCCATGAATGTACAACATTAAACATtgtattatataatatatatggaTCTATCATCAAGGTGCCTCTGGTTTGGCAGAATGCTTTTCACAGTTGAAAtattatatatacaaaaataaaacaTCTCTGAGGAGGTCATTTGCTAATTTACATACTTTTGCGATTACTATTCACAAACAAGTTAGTCAGGAGAGTCTGTCCATAGCATATCAGTTGTATTAAATGTCAAAAGGGCTAACATTCTGGACTTCGAttaaaacaatacaaaatcaGGACACTTGGTGATCAAGCAGCCTGTATTAACAACCATAGCTGAAAACAAACGACACAAACCACGTCAAACAGCTCAGCTTAGCCAATCCCCAATCAACTTCTGACTACTGGGCCAAAACGTGACGAGGTGATCGTTTCAGTTGCCCAAAGTTGTCAACCCCCATCGATTCTCCACAACACCCAAGGTACTTTCCCTTTACGTTGGCTTACAGTCAACACTCTTACAGTGGACAACGTTACTGTTCTTACACCGGCACCCCGGTCGCTTGACGCGGTCGTAGCAGCTCTGGCACGCGGCAAGACACCCTTTAGCTGGGAGGTAGCACAGGAGACAGGGTAGGAACAGGGAAAGAAGGCCCATGGCCGACCAGCGCACGCAGCAGTGTGACTGGCTGCAGGAGAAGGGCTTGTCGGCGCATGTATCCTCGTCGTCACTGGAGCAGTGATAGAACAGGCCCTTGACGCAGCACACGCAAGTCCCGTAGTCCACCGCGTTCTGCACCGAGCATACGCACCGTCGGCCGCACATCCAGCAGGAGGGCAGGGCGCGCGGGCACATGCACTCCTGGCACTTGCACCGGCCACAGTCCTCACAGCGGTAGACGTGTTTACCCAGCAGCCCCTCCCTAGCGGCAGGGGCACCGCGCACCGTGGCCACCACCGCCCCGCCGACCGTACTAGCAAGGGGCTTCAATTCCTCCTGTTTAAGCTCCACTCGTTTGGGCTGGGTCCTGATTATCCGTTCGCTAATCGCCGGGCTACCCAGGAGCCTCTGCACGGAAGACGTGCTGCCTGTACTGGTCCTCGGGCTGTTTCTGGAGCCCTCTGTGCTAGAAGAAAGAGATAGGGCATCCCTAGGGGGGACTGTGGAGTGTGTGGGCTGAGGAAGTTGTTGAAGTTGGGGAAGTAAGTTCCTCTGGTTGGGCCTGGGGTCCTGGGGCTCCAGTTGCTCATTGGTCCCCAGGCCCAGTGGCACCACCAGGTCATTCTTCTGCTGGGTGGGCAAGGAGCCAGGGGGCCTAGGGACCACAATGGGTCCCACCGTTGGTCCCTCTGTGTACTCATTACTGCTCCCGGTGATCCTGATCTGGTCCAGCGAGAGCACAGGGGCCTGCTGGCTGGGGTTTACCCCCGGATCGGGCTGCCCTTCCTGTGCATGGTGAGGCCGGTGTAGCCTCCCGCTGTCACGCAGAGCACGCAGCAAGCCGGCCGACCCTCCGCCACCACTGCCATTTTGAGTACTGGTCTCCATCTTGGCTCTGAAGAAGGACCCCTCCGGCTGGCATTGAACACATCTGAAGTCCTGGAGAGAAAGACAGGCAAATATATATATGAGACGACCAGGTGACATTTGAGTAGAAACGACCCTATGTAAATTATAACTGATGATAAGGCTTTGGCAACATGGGTTGGCTAGCTACCAACTGGAGTTGTTTTGCTTGACAAATATATCAACACCTCACATTAAGAATTACTGTTCCAATGTAAAAGTGTAGGCCTATGCCCAATTCCAATCATATCCCCTAACCTTAGACACTTTCTGTTTGGTGTTAAAAGGATCTGATAAGTAACAACAACATAATATATACCTAACTGTAACCCTAAGGCAGCATTTCACCATTTGTTTACCATTTCATATGATAGGAGAACAAAAACAAAGATTTGACATGATGAAACAGTGGATTGATCATGTTTCTGTACGTTGGGAAAttgacagtaacattgacagctGAACCCTTCTGATTGGAGGACTTAGGTACATACCAACTATTTCCGATTACATGAGATACATACAGGGGAAATAAAGAGCATGCAAGGAAGAGAACATGAGGCAATGCTGAGACAGGGCTAGTCTACAACTTCAACAAAAGTTGAGGCACTCAAACATGTCTTCATGCGCATACTGTGTATCAAAACTTGCATCCTTATATGTCCCATAACTAGAAGGTGGAGACTTTAGACTTGTTGCCACCATTTCCAAATGAGTGAAAAACAACTGATTGCTAGTTTCGAGGGACTCATAATTGAACATTTCTTAAGATTTGTCATTTCACTCTGGAGGCAATTATTAGCCTAATACATCATGGTGTGCATGACGCTCTTGTTTGAGTGTGCGTGTGTAGGGCAGCGGATGAGCCCAAAGACCATGACATTTGAGATGGGCTTTACATAGACAAATGGACAGGCGAGACGGAAAAGTAAAAACCCAAATGTCCTATTATGAAATAGCCTAACATAAACGCCAATAGCCCCACCAAACATTCAAATATTGACTTTTATCATTCCACCTTTCTTCTATAATGTAAAATAGCcctctatttttgttctgagtgAATATGAATATGAAACAACAAAAACACTTTTCAACTGCGCTAAATATGTGTTTATGTGCAGGCTACCGTTCACAGATTTTGTATTTACTCAATTTATCTAGTCAAAATGCATGATCTACAGACAGGCTATCAATTGTTTTAATAAGAGGGTGATGTCTAGACCGTTATTCAGAAGGGGAAAAACTAAAACACTACTTTTTAGAGCAAGAAGCTGTAGGCCTATTCAGATGAGAAAATGCTGGGATTGCACGGGGAAGGTTGGAGAAAGGATGGGGAAAGTCAATGCGGGTCGGCAGTTGGAATTCCCGAGTCCGAGAGCATGCATAAAACTGAATTGGTAAGGCTACTCTTATGTTACAACTTTTAAACATTGTAACGACCATATTTAGGCTACATTGTTGTTGAAATAGCACAAACTTAATTTCACGAACTCACCGTGTTCGCACCACTTCAGCCCCGTTTGTTGTATTAAATTCCAAATTCTGAAAGTTTATTCCTGCTTAAATTAATCTGGAATCCCATCCACACAATCCAATGCAATGATAAAGTAGCTACAAACAATATTTCCAGATTCCAATTTTAAGATATCAAAAACATAGCCATACATTCCACTGTGAGAGAACCCGAGGCGAAATAGTGCCAAAAACGAATCAATCACTAGGGGCTTGCTGGCTCTCCACTTTTTTTGTGAATTAGAAAAGTGAAAATGCGCACGCGATACTTTTGAATCCGTTGAGTGTACACAAATAGCCAACGGCCTTCGAGTTTGTTGCACTTCGACGTAGGCTGGACAGTTCTAAAAAATACTCGCTGTAATTGTTGAACGTTTGGCTGCCTTGCACACTGAGGTGGTTTCAAGTTTTTCTCGTCTTGTTTTTTCCTCTTTCCGGAGAAGAGGTCGGGTTTATGCTGTAAATGGCGTCATATGGAAGTGAGGGGGGACAAAGCAGTTGCTGTTTCAGAGGATATCTCGTATCCGGTCCCAGCTCATTGGCTGTAGCTACAGGGCTTGCATTCACACCCTGCGCTATCAAACTGTTCCCAACTGCAGGGGACGGGCCACAATCCCAGTGACCAAACTTCAGGCATTGCAAAACGTTCTAACATAACCTAGACTACGTAAATTGAAGGCATGTCAGGTCTGCAGCTTGATAGGCGACATTTGTTCAGAACGTGTGTAGCAGCATTGAATCGAGTTCTAAAAGTAGACTTTCTTGCAAAACAATATCCTATATTTTTCTGTTTCCAATGGTTATTGCAATTTAAACTATTGATAATAGAGAAGGTATAGGGTAGGCAATTATCAATCTATTTTAATAGGCTATTATCAATCTATTTTAATATGCTTATTACTGTGCTATTGTCAGAGGAGAAGACCATATATAGGTTGTAAGAAATACCCCGGTTTTCACTTCGGCCATTTGTAGAAGTTGTCATTGGACAGCAATTTCAGATGAAGAATAGTAAGGCAAATGAGGGGGTGATTACGCATGTAGGGTGGATTTCGATGGTGTGAGTAGGCCATTTCTGAATGAGGCAACATGGAGGGGCATCATGCATTTCAAAAGGCACTCTCTTGAACTCTCAAATGCCTTGTAAATGTTTCAGCTGTATCAAAGCATTGGAGATACAGGAAGCAAATCCACGTCAGAGAGGGAAAAGCATGGGAAGTGGCAGTCAGAGAATCTCTGGGAATGGGATGATCATTCCTACTCATGATGCAGTACTTGTTTCCCTACATTCTAGTTTGTTATGTTAATGCTTTACTGGAATTAAGAAAATGGTACTGTACACAACGTTTGTGTTGATTGCATCTCTTTGACTGTGTTTAGACCTtgtttacatacatttttgggtGTATTAAATGTACAACGGACATTCACTTTAGGCTGCATTTTATATTATCCACCTCAATTTGTGATTATGTGAAAAGTAGTGCCCTCTGGTGGAATTACAGATGAACAGGACACTACTTGTTTCTGCAGGAACAACCTTCAGATGATAATTTTCTTGTTCAACTACATTGAACATATACAGAGATTGATTTCATTGATATGGATTGTCTGCAAATACTACCCTTCCCTCCTTCAATACAGCACACACACTATCATTCTGTCCTCACTCGTTTCCTTCCCTCCATACTTCATCCAATATTCAATGCCAGtcctcccatccccctctccccagcAGGGCCCATGTAAAGCTGGGATGTTCGTACAGGCCTCCGTGTAGAAATGTCCTTAAAACCATTTGATTGACATAAAGTGTACCCTTAGCCACTTACAGAGAATACAAGTTCGGTCCACCACAACTTGGATTGCTTCACTGTTTGTGGTAGGAGTTGAACTTTAAAGGAATGAAAGCCTAAACATGGCAACAATATAACTGTTTTTTATTGTCatcaaagaaagagagggagataaagagaaagGGGGAACATGCATATACCTCTCTAGAATGCAGtgaaagagaaaggagagtggTGAGGGGTCAAGGTAGGGTTTCTATAGTGATGAATGCCTCTTGTTGGCTGGGAGAGTTCCCAAAAAGCCGGAGACACTGCGACCTCCAGCTGAGAGGGAGCCATTGTTCGGGGCCTCCCTTTCAGCGGCAGAGGGGAAAAGGTAAGTGACAGCCCTATTGTCTGTCTGGGACTCCCACTGCTCGATAGGCCCTAGATTCCCCTTGTCACATGTTGTCAATGCCAAGCCCCCccgggagagaagggggagggggagtggactgatgaggagagagggacattCAGGAAGTTAACTTTTAAAAAGTCTGTCAATAAATGACAATATCCTACCCCCCTGTCTCTTACACCGACCCCTACACCCCCCTTCCAGGGGAAGAACAAGGACTGTGCCCCCCCTCCCCTAGCTCCCTTTGCTTCAGCTGTATTTCCTGTCTTCAATGCTGTGTCCCATCCATCCCAAAATAACCCTAAAGCCATACTTCAAATCCTGCTTCCTGAACCATACAAGGAACAGCTGTCTCtcgccccccctctctccaattctctctctctctctctctaattctctctcactctcaaccGCCCCCCTCTCTCAACCCCTTTCCCATCTCTACACAAAAGATGAAAAGGGGATGCAACGGAAACGGTGCACGCAGAGTTTGGGGATTTCAGGCAAAAGATAAACATGACATGACTGGAGTTTGGCTTTACAAAGTCACCCCCCGCCAACATCTGAGACAATCTCCTCTAAACTTACACTGTATGGGGTTGAAATGAATGGGAGTTCGCTAATGGAACAAAATAGCATGTTTATCAATTCATTCCACAGCTATCTTGTCTATCTTTATTTTCACTGTTACTTTACCTGTTCATTTACCTGGCTTACGACACAGTTTGTTTcatttttcccatgatgtaaaAATAAGAGATAGCGAAACAAAGAGACATGACTTTTATTAATGAGAAAAGCCTATCGAGCCCTGAGTTGAAGCAGGAAGTGGTATGTGGTGTGTGATCTGTAATAAAAGCACATCACATATTCATAACACAAGTGGGTTAGCCTTTTCGCTCTAACCACAGCTGTTGACGCCAAAGACTGTTGGTCCAATTAAGATCGGGTTATGAACAGCCATTACACCAGGTTAGACTGAGAGTGCAGGAAGTGTAGCCTCTTATATTAAATCCGGACTGATTTTGAACCAGCTAGGGCattctctctccccactgttGTAGTAACAGAGCCAGAAATTGGGTCACTGAAGAATGCCAGGTCTGGATTAATGAGAAAGTCCTGGCACTCGATTGGACTGGCAAGGTCAGTTACATACAATTAGGACACAGTGTAATAAACCCCATATCTCAGGTCATATTGGTTGTTGGACTTCTGACAGCTACATTAAGCTTTTAAGCTGTTTATTCCTTTTTTTATAACTGGTTGTGTTGTAAAATATATGTGCCATTTTGAGTATTGTGCAGGAAAGTGTACTAGGCTAGGCTTTATCAGATTAAACTCAATGTCTATTTGTTAGGGCtacttatacagttgaagtcggaagtttacatacacctcagccaaatacattttaactcaggtttttcacaattcctgacatttaatcctagtaagaattccctgtcttaggtcagttaggatcaccgctttattttaagaatgtgaaatgtcagaataatagtagagagaatgattgatttcagctttaattgctttcatcacattcccagtgggtcagaagtttacatacactcaattagtatttggtagcattgcctttaaattgtttaacttgggtcaaacgtttcgggtagccttccacaagcttcccacaataagttgagggaattttggcccattcctcctgacagagctggtgtaactgagtcaggtttgtaggcctccttgctcgcacacgctttttcagttctgcccacaaattgtctataggattgaggtcagggctttgtgatggccactccaataccttgactttgttgtccttaagccattttgccacatctttggaagtatgtttgggtcattgtccacttggaagacccatttgtgaccaagctttaacttcctgactgatgtcttgagatgttgcttcaatatatccacata
The window above is part of the Salvelinus namaycush isolate Seneca chromosome 7, SaNama_1.0, whole genome shotgun sequence genome. Proteins encoded here:
- the LOC120051305 gene encoding protein sprouty homolog 2-like; this translates as METSTQNGSGGGGSAGLLRALRDSGRLHRPHHAQEGQPDPGVNPSQQAPVLSLDQIRITGSSNEYTEGPTVGPIVVPRPPGSLPTQQKNDLVVPLGLGTNEQLEPQDPRPNQRNLLPQLQQLPQPTHSTVPPRDALSLSSSTEGSRNSPRTSTGSTSSVQRLLGSPAISERIIRTQPKRVELKQEELKPLASTVGGAVVATVRGAPAAREGLLGKHVYRCEDCGRCKCQECMCPRALPSCWMCGRRCVCSVQNAVDYGTCVCCVKGLFYHCSSDDEDTCADKPFSCSQSHCCVRWSAMGLLSLFLPCLLCYLPAKGCLAACQSCYDRVKRPGCRCKNSNVVHCKSVDCKPT